CGCCGCATCCGAGGGGTCACGGACGTCGGCCGGAGCAGCGTACACAGAATCGGCACTGATGCTTACAGCCAGTTCCCTGCGTTGCCGATCATAGATCGTGCCCCTTCTTGCCTCCACTGGGACAGGACGCATTCTCTGATCCAACGCTAGCTTGGTGTAGAAGGGCGACTTCACGATCTGAATCCATGCCAGCCGGAGCACGAGTGCAAGAAAAAGCAGCGTCACCAGGACAATCACCCGATAGGCCCTTGCCCTGATGACGACAGGCGACACCGATACTCCTGAGACGTTTCTGTTGTGGATCTGCCTGCCAGGCGCCGCGCGGCGGTAGGCTTTCCTGGCGTTAACGGATCTAGATGGCACCTCTCATGCCTCCATGACCTTCGTTCAATCGAGAACAACAGGGAGCTGCGCCGGGGCGTTCGCAAACCACGCGGCTACGAGGCTGGATGCCGCGGCCATTGCCATATGCTGTATCGCCCCCGATACCGAAGCGAGCACTGTCGGCGGCTCGGACAGCGCGCGGGCCGCAGGCGTGGACACGGAGGCCGAAGCAACCTGCGGCCTTGCATCGACCATCACCACTCCAGTGGCTGTTGGATCCACCATTCCTAACTGAACACGGGCTGCACGGTCGATTCTATCGAGGGATGTGAGGCGTGCGAGCTCCAGTGACCTCCGATCGTACTCGTTTCTCAGCGCGGCCAAACGAGACTCGGCTCGGACGCGTCCATCGGACGCTCGGACTATCTCTGCTCTCTGGGCCAGGTATGCAACGAGAACCACGACAGCTGCAATGGCGACTGTTGCGCACGCCGCCACGAATCTCCGACCCCTTGTGGCCCTCCGCGCAGCTGCGTGCCGTCCCACCTCACCGATTCTCGAACTGCTGCACTCCATGGCTATTCGCCCCCTCACAAGCCTAGAACCTTTCGCACGGCCCTGAGCTTGGCGCTCCTGGCGCGCGGGTTCAACGCTATCTCTTCCTCTGATGGCAACGCGGGTTTCCTCGTGATCACATCCACCTGCTTTACACGGCCGCATATGCATTCAGGCATCGACGGCGGGCAGGTGCATGGCCTCTCTGCACTCCTGAATGCCTCTTTCGCAATCCTGTCTTCGAGCGAGTGGTATGAGATGGCCACGATTCTCGCTCCTGGTGCAGCGCACTCAATGGCGCCCTCGAGGCCGCGCCTAATCGCGCCGAGCTCATCGTTCACAGCTATCCGCAGAGCTTGGAATGTCCTTCTGGCTGGGTGGGGGCCTTCTCTTCTCGCCCCGCGGGGCACCGCCGCCAGGATGATGCCAACCAGATGCCCTGTGGTGAGTATGGGTTTGGTGTGCCGTGCATCCACGATGAACTGGGCTATCCTCGCCGCCCACCGTTCCTCGCCATACTCTCTGATGATCCGTTCCAGCTCATCCTCGCTCTCGGTGTTCACCAGATCGGCCGCGGACATTCCTGACGAAGCATCCATCCGCATGTCCAGCGGAGCATCCTCGCGGAACGTGAACCCGCGTTCCGCAGAATCAAGCTGGTACGAACTGACTCCAAAGTCAAAAAGCATACAATCGGGAGGGCGTGGAGCCTCTCGCCCCACGATTTCCCCCACAAGAGCGTAGTTCCCCTGAACGAGCCTGATTGCGCACTCCTGCCCTGATAGGGTTCTCTCCGCAGCCGCCAGTGCGTCCTGGTCTCTGTCGATGCCGAGGAGGAATCCAGCGGGTCCGATCCTCTCAGCGATCCGGGCAGAGTGACCCGCGCCGCCCAGAGTGCAATCCACTGCAACATCACCTGGGCCCGGGTTCAGAAACTGCAAAACCTCTCGGAGCATGACTGGGGTGTGGGCGTAGTCCATCGAATCTCGTTCCACGCTTCCTGCGGCAGGCGGCCCTGCTCGTGCCGAGCCCACCATATCGCAACGTTGTCGCCTTACTGCAGCGAGACCAGCTTCTCTGCGATCGCCTCATAAGAGCCGGAGACCCGGGCCAGGTACTCGTCCCACGCCTCGGCTCCCCATACCTCAAACCGCGACGACACGCCGATTATCACGATATCCCTGTTGATCTTCGCATATTCCCTGAGATGGCCAGGGACAAGGGCTCTGCCTTGGCGGTCCAGTTCACACTCTGATGCTCCAGAGA
The Clostridia bacterium genome window above contains:
- the rsmH gene encoding 16S rRNA (cytosine(1402)-N(4))-methyltransferase RsmH; protein product: MERDSMDYAHTPVMLREVLQFLNPGPGDVAVDCTLGGAGHSARIAERIGPAGFLLGIDRDQDALAAAERTLSGQECAIRLVQGNYALVGEIVGREAPRPPDCMLFDFGVSSYQLDSAERGFTFREDAPLDMRMDASSGMSAADLVNTESEDELERIIREYGEERWAARIAQFIVDARHTKPILTTGHLVGIILAAVPRGARREGPHPARRTFQALRIAVNDELGAIRRGLEGAIECAAPGARIVAISYHSLEDRIAKEAFRSAERPCTCPPSMPECICGRVKQVDVITRKPALPSEEEIALNPRARSAKLRAVRKVLGL
- a CDS encoding cell division protein FtsL, which gives rise to MECSSSRIGEVGRHAAARRATRGRRFVAACATVAIAAVVVLVAYLAQRAEIVRASDGRVRAESRLAALRNEYDRRSLELARLTSLDRIDRAARVQLGMVDPTATGVVMVDARPQVASASVSTPAARALSEPPTVLASVSGAIQHMAMAAASSLVAAWFANAPAQLPVVLD